A single window of Rickettsiella endosymbiont of Dermanyssus gallinae DNA harbors:
- a CDS encoding glycosyltransferase family 87 protein, with protein sequence MQQHPRYHKTIYILYSLLGIAVLSVLFSLSYTYPLTLGKRSILYSDYGKFYHSQRLMLEGRNIYSPIYFIKNKKSSESGRALLAKPESNPKHTIRLAGNLNPPFFTLISFPFAYLSYTHALLLWTFFSILAGCLSILLIQQKLDPPSLHSLPSCLLLLIAFISYFPTFTTLQFGQVSLILLPFLVLAWRAAHEQKSTTAAIFLGLAASLKPFIALFILYFLIRKEWRALGVFILTILICGLIAAAFLGINTYYAYYQVGHQIAWAASNWNVSIYGVLLRLIGGTEANTPLIPIHGLFTGAYLFLSGLLLLALYWFLRPIKGVDLQKKTDLDFSFILIAMLLLSPLGWMYYFPFLSIPFLVLWHFSKKGFYPIALPLLLAALLLLSNIPITLIPTNEIKASNVLSVFLGAMLYFAVLIGSMSLLFIMRRLLKKQPAPNFERIPSGLLLLVYIVVFLPSILGITKTTNSWMRYAVNYSTEYTLISHQD encoded by the coding sequence ATGCAACAACACCCCCGCTACCACAAAACAATCTATATTCTCTATTCTTTATTAGGAATTGCTGTTCTGAGCGTATTGTTTAGCCTTAGCTACACCTATCCGCTCACCTTAGGTAAACGCAGCATTCTTTATAGTGATTATGGTAAGTTTTACCATTCACAACGCCTGATGCTCGAAGGACGTAACATTTATTCCCCCATTTATTTCATTAAGAATAAAAAATCGTCGGAATCGGGTCGCGCACTTTTAGCAAAACCGGAATCAAATCCCAAACACACTATTCGTTTAGCCGGAAATCTCAACCCACCTTTTTTTACCTTAATTAGTTTTCCCTTCGCTTATTTGAGCTATACACATGCCTTGTTGTTATGGACTTTTTTTTCCATATTAGCGGGCTGTTTAAGTATTTTATTGATTCAACAAAAACTTGATCCGCCGTCACTCCATTCATTGCCAAGCTGTTTATTACTTTTAATTGCTTTTATTAGTTATTTCCCTACCTTCACCACACTACAGTTTGGCCAAGTTAGTTTAATACTGCTGCCCTTTCTTGTTTTAGCCTGGCGCGCGGCTCATGAACAAAAAAGTACAACCGCCGCTATTTTTTTAGGCCTAGCCGCTAGTCTAAAACCTTTTATCGCTTTATTTATTCTTTATTTTTTAATCCGTAAAGAGTGGCGCGCACTAGGCGTTTTTATTTTAACGATACTGATATGTGGCCTTATAGCCGCTGCATTTCTTGGCATAAATACCTATTATGCCTATTACCAAGTCGGTCATCAGATAGCGTGGGCCGCTTCCAATTGGAATGTTTCTATTTATGGCGTTTTATTACGTCTAATAGGTGGAACGGAAGCGAATACGCCCTTAATACCTATTCATGGTCTTTTTACAGGCGCGTATCTTTTCCTATCGGGATTATTATTATTAGCGCTCTACTGGTTTTTACGCCCTATTAAGGGTGTTGATCTACAAAAAAAAACCGATCTGGACTTTTCGTTTATTTTAATCGCGATGCTATTACTTTCTCCATTAGGTTGGATGTACTATTTCCCATTTTTAAGTATCCCTTTTCTAGTATTGTGGCACTTTTCAAAAAAAGGATTTTATCCCATCGCACTTCCTTTGCTATTAGCCGCATTACTTCTGTTGTCTAACATCCCTATTACCTTAATACCCACCAATGAAATAAAAGCTAGCAATGTACTCTCTGTGTTCTTAGGCGCTATGCTGTATTTTGCGGTACTCATCGGTTCAATGAGTCTACTTTTTATTATGCGCAGACTTCTAAAAAAACAACCTGCGCCAAATTTTGAAAGAATACCCTCCGGCCTGCTATTATTGGTCTACATCGTCGTTTTTTTACCTTCAATCCTTGGCATCACAAAGACAACGAATAGCTGGATGCGCTATGCTGTTAACTACAGCACGGAATACACATTGATCTCTCATCAGGACTAA
- the rodA gene encoding rod shape-determining protein RodA has translation MYEIQDYHRRLSRHGIKEFFHIDKPLLIGLLSLVIIGLFILYSASNQSIELVSKQALRMLFAFTVMIIFAQIPPSVYRMWAPWVFTISFLLLIAVLLIGVIGKGAQRWLNLWLFQFQPSELMKLSVPLMLAWYLHDKSLPPSFLNLLATLAIVLVPTLLVVKQPDLGTALLIAVSGFSVILLAGISARLLLLGGLLILVIAPIGWHFMHDYQKLRVLTFLNPERDPLGAGYHIIQSKIAIGAGGFFGKGWLQGTQSHLQFLPEHTTDFIFAVCGEEFGLIGSIVLLALYFWVTFRGLYISMKAQDTFSRLLGGGLSLSFFIAAFVNIGMVSGLLPVVGVPLPLISYGGTSLITLIAGFGILMSIQTHRKLVGN, from the coding sequence ATGTATGAAATTCAAGACTACCATCGTCGGCTTTCCCGACATGGGATAAAAGAATTCTTTCACATTGATAAACCCTTATTAATTGGCTTACTTAGCCTTGTCATCATTGGTTTGTTTATACTCTATAGCGCCAGTAACCAAAGTATAGAATTAGTAAGTAAACAAGCACTGCGTATGTTGTTTGCTTTTACAGTGATGATCATATTTGCACAAATTCCTCCTTCCGTTTATAGAATGTGGGCACCTTGGGTATTTACGATTAGTTTTTTACTTCTTATTGCCGTATTGCTAATCGGTGTGATTGGAAAAGGCGCACAACGCTGGCTCAACCTTTGGTTATTTCAATTCCAGCCTTCAGAACTGATGAAATTATCAGTGCCTCTCATGCTGGCATGGTATTTACACGATAAATCGCTACCGCCTTCCTTTTTAAATCTACTCGCCACATTAGCAATTGTGCTAGTACCTACTTTATTAGTGGTTAAACAACCCGACTTAGGTACCGCCTTATTAATTGCTGTTTCAGGCTTTTCTGTTATTTTGCTGGCGGGTATTAGTGCGCGCTTGCTCCTATTAGGCGGTCTATTAATTTTAGTGATAGCACCGATTGGCTGGCACTTTATGCACGACTATCAAAAACTTCGTGTATTAACCTTCCTCAATCCAGAAAGAGATCCCTTAGGGGCGGGGTATCATATTATTCAATCTAAAATTGCGATTGGTGCCGGTGGTTTTTTTGGCAAAGGATGGCTACAAGGCACACAATCACACCTGCAGTTTTTACCTGAACATACGACCGACTTTATTTTTGCAGTCTGCGGTGAAGAATTTGGCTTAATAGGCAGCATTGTGCTCTTAGCGCTTTATTTCTGGGTTACCTTCAGAGGCCTTTATATTAGTATGAAAGCGCAAGACACCTTCTCACGTTTACTTGGGGGGGGCTTAAGCTTGAGTTTTTTCATTGCGGCCTTTGTTAATATTGGCATGGTAAGCGGTCTATTACCCGTCGTCGGTGTGCCATTACCCCTTATTAGCTATGGCGGAACTTCGTTAATTACTTTAATCGCAGGGTTTGGTATTCTGATGTCTATTCAAACACACAGAAAACTAGTCGGTAATTAA
- a CDS encoding RMD1 family protein: MRCISFCTAASYNLSILADFFRSRHYIAKLFRNVLYITKNNKEIDIFFFSHGCFVTWGLRKAQEEKLIEQIAPFSEGVLKKAEIERDRFIYHIDKETRIFPHQRFNVDVISIEEGETDNIQMKLAISYGLAQSIKLEFYEESIQKTIHANSRFPKELAEDGKISLSRKAISKRIGEIFLTRSSVNLSSEYLDVPEYFWRYSNLEEYYVMAEKFLDITKRVEALNHKLDVVHEILEMLNSQLEHRYSSILESVIILLIFIEIVVQIIQHV; encoded by the coding sequence ATGCGTTGTATTTCTTTTTGTACGGCTGCAAGTTATAATTTAAGCATATTGGCCGACTTTTTTCGAAGTCGCCATTATATCGCTAAATTATTTCGTAATGTGTTGTATATCACTAAAAATAATAAAGAAATAGATATTTTCTTTTTTAGTCATGGTTGTTTTGTGACGTGGGGTTTACGCAAAGCACAAGAAGAAAAGTTAATCGAACAAATCGCTCCTTTCTCGGAGGGTGTGCTTAAAAAAGCAGAAATAGAAAGAGATCGTTTTATCTATCATATTGATAAAGAGACGCGAATTTTTCCGCATCAACGATTTAATGTGGATGTGATTAGCATCGAGGAAGGCGAAACCGATAACATACAAATGAAATTAGCCATTTCATATGGTTTAGCGCAATCTATCAAATTAGAGTTCTATGAAGAGTCTATTCAGAAAACCATACACGCAAATAGCCGTTTCCCTAAGGAGTTAGCCGAAGACGGAAAAATATCGCTGTCACGTAAAGCAATATCGAAACGTATTGGTGAAATTTTCCTAACACGAAGTTCTGTTAACTTGAGTAGTGAATATCTTGATGTTCCGGAATATTTTTGGCGTTACTCTAATCTTGAAGAATATTATGTAATGGCGGAAAAATTTCTAGACATTACTAAGCGCGTGGAAGCGCTCAACCATAAATTAGATGTGGTACATGAAATTTTAGAAATGCTCAATAGTCAGCTTGAGCACCGTTATTCCAGTATTTTAGAGTCCGTTATTATTTTATTAATATTTATTGAAATCGTTGTTCAAATCATACAACATGTTTGA
- a CDS encoding HU family DNA-binding protein, with translation MAKKLAKKKSVTTKARKKAKVTSGKKIPSISKSFTKTELINCVVKGTELPKKKVVEVFDTLQAIMHGHARAGHAFSLPGVFKVTVVRKPATKSRKGINPFTGEPTVFKAKPARKVVKIKPLKKLKAAV, from the coding sequence ATGGCTAAAAAGTTAGCTAAGAAAAAGTCTGTTACAACGAAAGCTCGTAAAAAAGCGAAAGTAACATCCGGTAAAAAAATACCTTCTATTAGTAAGTCTTTTACAAAGACTGAATTAATAAACTGCGTGGTAAAAGGAACTGAATTACCTAAGAAAAAAGTAGTTGAAGTATTTGACACGTTACAAGCAATCATGCACGGGCACGCAAGAGCAGGTCATGCTTTTTCTTTGCCTGGTGTGTTTAAAGTGACTGTAGTCAGAAAACCAGCTACCAAATCGCGCAAAGGTATTAATCCTTTCACCGGAGAGCCTACCGTTTTCAAAGCAAAACCTGCTCGTAAGGTTGTAAAAATTAAACCGTTGAAGAAATTAAAAGCAGCTGTTTAA
- a CDS encoding MATE family efflux transporter: MSGNAAKNSSAKSIFKSLTTSHFPSPMLSPAIQHKKTFFSESKLLLFLAIPLIMSGVIETSIGFFSNIFLAHLGTESLAAGALVNWVFTTIMVIVWGTFSAVTTLVARYYGEKNQDQICCVLYAGLLLALVLMLPSMLLLWNLAPIFLFFGQKPTTVALAQPYLHGLTWAIIPDFIITILLQFVAGLGRTKTNLAFSLLFVPISLFFNYSLMFGKFGSPLMGIAGIGWGAAISFWIITVGFTAYFYLNKSYHIYFKLPRFHKIGPALKEIFQVGLPLGLMYCVEVGFFLAMTIIMGLISENTLSANQVTLQFYWLFSIVTFALAQGITIKVGHSIGQNDRQAINYATYLGVFYACAFMLLAAILYWFFAEQLINIDFKSTAENAAIIHLAKEFFAIAALVQLAEAVRFSFFGALRGLKDTRFTLLTSIFIYWVMTLPFGYLLAIVFGMGGYGIWWATLIGQIIGTPLLIWRYHRKLQEYLL, translated from the coding sequence TTGAGCGGGAACGCCGCCAAAAATTCAAGTGCGAAGAGTATATTTAAGTCGCTAACGACTTCTCATTTTCCAAGCCCTATGTTAAGCCCAGCGATTCAACATAAAAAAACTTTTTTTTCTGAAAGCAAACTATTATTATTTTTAGCGATACCGCTCATCATGAGCGGTGTCATTGAAACCTCTATTGGTTTTTTTTCTAATATATTTCTAGCGCACCTTGGTACAGAAAGCCTCGCGGCTGGTGCACTGGTAAATTGGGTATTTACCACCATCATGGTCATTGTATGGGGTACATTTTCTGCCGTCACCACCTTAGTGGCGCGTTATTATGGCGAAAAAAATCAAGATCAAATATGCTGCGTACTTTATGCGGGCCTGCTATTAGCCTTAGTATTAATGCTACCTTCCATGCTATTGCTATGGAATCTCGCCCCGATATTTTTATTTTTTGGACAAAAACCAACCACCGTAGCATTAGCACAACCTTATTTACATGGCCTTACTTGGGCCATTATCCCTGATTTTATTATTACGATATTATTACAATTTGTAGCAGGACTCGGTCGCACAAAAACTAATTTAGCCTTTAGTTTACTGTTTGTGCCCATTAGTCTCTTTTTCAATTATAGTTTGATGTTTGGAAAATTTGGCTCCCCCTTAATGGGTATTGCCGGTATCGGTTGGGGTGCTGCGATTTCTTTTTGGATTATTACCGTTGGATTCACGGCGTATTTTTACTTAAATAAAAGTTATCACATTTATTTTAAACTCCCTCGTTTTCATAAAATAGGACCCGCATTAAAAGAAATCTTTCAAGTAGGTCTACCTTTAGGCTTGATGTACTGCGTTGAAGTAGGATTTTTCTTGGCAATGACCATTATCATGGGTCTGATTAGTGAAAACACGCTGAGCGCTAATCAAGTCACACTACAATTTTATTGGTTATTTTCGATTGTGACCTTTGCCTTAGCACAAGGTATCACCATTAAAGTAGGTCATAGTATTGGGCAGAACGACCGTCAAGCAATCAATTATGCCACCTATTTAGGTGTATTTTATGCATGTGCATTCATGTTGCTTGCCGCCATTCTGTATTGGTTTTTTGCCGAACAATTAATCAATATTGATTTTAAATCAACCGCAGAAAATGCAGCCATTATTCATTTAGCCAAAGAGTTCTTCGCCATTGCGGCTTTAGTTCAATTAGCTGAAGCGGTGCGATTTTCCTTCTTTGGCGCACTACGCGGTTTGAAAGATACACGCTTTACACTATTAACTTCTATTTTCATTTATTGGGTGATGACCTTGCCATTTGGCTACTTATTAGCCATCGTTTTTGGTATGGGCGGCTATGGTATTTGGTGGGCTACGTTAATAGGACAAATCATAGGAACACCCTTGCTGATTTGGCGTTACCACCGCAAGCTGCAAGAATATCTTCTTTAA
- a CDS encoding J domain-containing protein, whose product MSEAEQKKKINQSYRLLARRYHPDKGGNTTLFIEIEAAYRTIISPFESEYIPEFNHYFAPTMRQESIVKAMRSRRARDRRALTGEAGNASRRKVICGRHGHELRRSECVPDAGRIAA is encoded by the coding sequence TTGAGCGAAGCAGAACAAAAGAAAAAAATTAATCAGTCTTATCGACTATTAGCTCGTCGATACCACCCCGATAAAGGTGGTAATACTACGTTATTTATAGAAATAGAAGCTGCTTATCGTACAATCATCTCGCCTTTCGAGAGTGAATATATACCAGAATTTAATCATTATTTTGCTCCAACGATGAGACAGGAAAGCATTGTGAAAGCAATGCGAAGTCGAAGAGCCCGCGATAGGCGTGCGTTGACGGGCGAAGCAGGAAACGCATCACGCCGTAAAGTCATTTGTGGGAGGCACGGGCATGAACTCCGAAGGAGTGAGTGCGTGCCGGACGCAGGACGTATCGCGGCCTAA
- a CDS encoding GIY-YIG nuclease family protein: protein MKQPAVYIVANKKNGTLYTGVTSMLAKRIYEHKEGVIHGFTKKYNCKLLVFYELHETMESATLREKQIKAGSRKSKLQLVETTNPNWTDLYEEIT from the coding sequence ATGAAACAACCAGCTGTTTATATCGTAGCTAATAAAAAGAATGGGACCCTTTACACTGGGGTAACATCAATGTTAGCTAAAAGAATCTATGAACATAAAGAAGGGGTTATTCATGGCTTTACTAAAAAATATAACTGTAAATTATTAGTATTTTATGAACTACATGAAACAATGGAGTCAGCTACCCTAAGAGAAAAACAAATTAAAGCAGGTTCTAGGAAAAGTAAACTACAGCTGGTAGAAACTACTAATCCAAATTGGACAGATTTATATGAAGAGATTACATAA
- a CDS encoding L,D-transpeptidase family protein produces MQYFKHYSLRLAGGFFFYLMFVTQAFALTFVLPPHGDSVVGHVQWTQALPGDTFSKIGRRYDMGYFELVEANPTIDPVHLAPGTIVVIPSRFILPAGPRQGIVINLAELRIYYYPPHRHVVITYPVGIGREGWDTPLGPSWIAQKISNPTWFVPESIRKDRAKDGVHLPLKVPPGPDNPLGGYAMRLKQLTFLIHGTNDYEGVGRRSSAGCLRLLPEDIESLYPQVKRKERVYIVDSPYKVGWDKDRLYLEAHVPLQGRSALRLTQQRATMEKLMEVNSDKAANIQWQSVDKIALRQNGIPQIIGMPKDALKAASHHSS; encoded by the coding sequence ATGCAATATTTCAAGCATTATTCTTTACGTTTAGCCGGTGGTTTTTTTTTCTATTTGATGTTCGTTACGCAAGCGTTTGCATTAACGTTTGTGTTGCCTCCGCATGGCGATAGTGTTGTAGGGCACGTACAATGGACACAAGCATTACCGGGCGATACGTTTAGTAAAATAGGAAGACGCTATGATATGGGTTATTTTGAATTAGTAGAAGCGAATCCAACGATAGATCCGGTACATCTTGCGCCAGGCACCATCGTTGTTATTCCTAGTCGTTTTATCTTACCAGCAGGTCCTCGTCAGGGTATTGTTATTAATTTAGCGGAATTACGTATTTATTATTATCCACCGCACCGTCATGTTGTGATTACTTATCCGGTGGGTATTGGTCGAGAAGGTTGGGATACCCCTTTAGGACCTTCTTGGATTGCACAAAAAATTAGTAATCCAACGTGGTTTGTTCCTGAGTCGATTCGAAAAGATCGTGCAAAAGATGGCGTTCATTTACCCTTAAAAGTACCACCAGGGCCTGATAATCCTCTGGGAGGCTATGCGATGCGCCTTAAACAATTGACCTTTTTAATTCATGGTACCAATGATTATGAAGGTGTAGGAAGGCGAAGTAGTGCAGGGTGTCTTCGACTGCTGCCTGAAGATATAGAAAGTTTATATCCGCAAGTTAAACGTAAAGAGCGTGTTTATATCGTCGATTCCCCTTATAAAGTAGGCTGGGATAAAGATAGACTTTATTTAGAAGCACATGTACCCTTACAAGGGCGATCGGCATTACGATTGACGCAGCAACGAGCGACAATGGAAAAGTTAATGGAAGTTAATAGCGATAAAGCGGCTAACATCCAATGGCAATCAGTGGATAAAATTGCATTAAGGCAAAATGGAATTCCACAAATCATTGGAATGCCAAAAGACGCCTTAAAAGCTGCTTCACACCATTCTTCTTAA
- the lgt gene encoding prolipoprotein diacylglyceryl transferase: MLPYPSINPIAFSLGPIKVHWYGLMYAVGFIGAWILASYRANKPNSGWTMDQVSDLIFYTALGVILGGRIGYMLFYDFTNFLANPWIIFQVWQGGMSFHGGLLGVLLVIYLFGRKTGKHFFDITDFAAPLVPIGLGAGRIGNFINGELWGRVTDVPWAMVFPHAGQLPRHPSQLYEFFFEGILLFSFLWIYSSKKRPRMAVSGWFALLYGAFRFILEFFRQPDTQIGFIAWNWLTMGQLLSLPMIIVGLALIYKAYATKTNNTLNT; this comes from the coding sequence ATGTTGCCCTATCCTTCCATCAATCCTATTGCCTTTAGTCTAGGCCCCATTAAAGTCCATTGGTATGGATTAATGTATGCCGTTGGATTTATCGGCGCTTGGATATTGGCAAGCTATCGCGCTAATAAGCCCAACAGCGGTTGGACGATGGATCAAGTGAGCGATCTGATTTTTTATACCGCCTTGGGTGTTATTTTAGGTGGCCGCATCGGTTATATGCTTTTTTATGATTTTACTAATTTCTTAGCGAACCCCTGGATCATTTTTCAAGTCTGGCAAGGTGGTATGTCCTTTCATGGTGGACTACTTGGCGTTCTGTTAGTCATTTATCTCTTTGGTCGAAAAACGGGTAAACACTTTTTTGATATTACAGACTTCGCAGCCCCTCTCGTACCCATTGGTTTAGGCGCTGGTCGAATTGGTAATTTTATTAATGGCGAATTATGGGGTAGAGTAACGGATGTGCCTTGGGCGATGGTATTTCCTCACGCAGGTCAATTGCCGCGACATCCTTCTCAGCTGTATGAGTTTTTCTTTGAAGGAATCCTACTGTTTTCGTTTCTATGGATTTATTCAAGTAAAAAACGACCACGCATGGCGGTTTCGGGTTGGTTTGCACTGTTATATGGTGCTTTTCGTTTTATACTTGAATTCTTTCGTCAACCCGATACGCAAATTGGTTTCATCGCTTGGAATTGGTTAACCATGGGTCAGTTGCTCTCACTACCAATGATTATTGTGGGTTTAGCTTTAATTTATAAAGCTTATGCGACTAAAACTAATAATACGCTGAACACTTGA
- the mltB gene encoding lytic murein transglycosylase B, with product MQKNKSYLSFLFRKSKYNRYILQTVVLLIGFCLTACSAYADKPEVNHFIDKMVKKYHFDRQQLQQLFKTVKPNRFIISSFAKPKESLTWSDYKPIFVTEKRARNGVKFWNEHKQTLRYAQQHYGIPPAVIVAILGVETRYGEVTGKYRVLDSLSTLSFNHTRRADFFQSELEQFLLLGRENPTINPKTTKGSYAGAIGQVQFMPSNYRHLAVDASRKGYSDLINNSDDAILSIANYLKYYGWVKDGPVATRVKNKNQSMQHLPASFKGFTLKTFEKYHIYPNKPLPSQLKTTLVALPIKHGKEYWLGFTNFQAIKRYNASSLYAMAVYQLSELINHYYQQEQHLHVNKK from the coding sequence ATGCAAAAAAATAAGAGTTATTTGAGCTTTTTGTTCCGAAAATCCAAATATAATAGATACATACTACAAACCGTGGTTTTATTAATTGGTTTTTGCTTAACCGCCTGTTCAGCCTATGCCGATAAGCCAGAGGTCAATCATTTTATCGATAAAATGGTTAAGAAATATCACTTTGACCGCCAACAACTACAACAATTATTCAAGACCGTCAAACCAAACCGGTTTATCATTTCGTCCTTTGCCAAACCAAAAGAAAGTTTAACCTGGTCCGATTACAAACCTATTTTTGTGACTGAAAAACGTGCACGTAACGGTGTGAAATTTTGGAACGAGCATAAGCAAACCTTACGCTATGCACAACAACACTATGGCATTCCCCCAGCCGTTATTGTCGCTATTTTAGGCGTAGAAACACGCTATGGTGAGGTAACCGGTAAATACCGCGTCTTAGATTCACTCAGCACACTGAGTTTTAATCACACCCGCCGCGCTGACTTCTTCCAAAGCGAACTTGAACAATTCTTATTGTTAGGTCGTGAAAACCCAACGATTAATCCTAAAACCACAAAAGGCTCCTATGCAGGCGCAATAGGTCAAGTACAATTTATGCCAAGCAATTATCGACATCTTGCGGTTGATGCTTCCCGTAAGGGTTATAGCGATCTCATCAATAATTCAGACGATGCCATTCTTAGCATAGCGAATTACCTTAAGTATTATGGCTGGGTAAAAGATGGCCCTGTTGCCACGCGCGTTAAAAATAAAAACCAGTCTATGCAACATCTACCGGCTTCTTTCAAAGGATTTACATTAAAAACCTTTGAAAAGTATCATATCTACCCCAACAAACCTTTACCTTCGCAACTAAAAACCACGCTGGTTGCTTTACCTATCAAACACGGTAAAGAATATTGGCTAGGATTTACTAACTTTCAGGCCATTAAACGGTATAATGCCAGTTCACTGTATGCCATGGCAGTCTACCAATTAAGTGAATTAATCAACCATTACTATCAACAAGAGCAGCATTTACATGTTAATAAAAAATAA
- the zapE gene encoding cell division protein ZapE translates to MTPLQAYTQKVQEKTLSYDPRQEMAMQQLQQIYTALLSARKWRLFKKQKTCQGLYLWGEVGRGKTYLMDLFYNHLPVPKMRLNFYQFMQSIHTELTRLQGQSNPLDKIAHDLARKTQVICLDEFLVHEIGDAMLLSQLLQSLFKQGIMLVTTANMPPDALYQHGLQRELFLPAITQLKQHLTIFHLETCRDYRLYQDIEKNNSLDNPTLVMPLSHVQHLFDDLARGKTIHHQSLSVHGRLINHKGYTDNTIWFDFASICAIPRSQVDYLNIAKRFSTVLISQLTPMDEHNDNSARLFIHLVDVFYDAGIQLIVTSATTIDDLYPQGRFLFEFKRTKSRLMAFQKEALKLINEKKGI, encoded by the coding sequence ATGACGCCCTTACAAGCCTATACACAAAAAGTTCAAGAAAAAACCTTGTCCTATGATCCACGCCAAGAAATGGCGATGCAGCAATTACAACAAATCTATACCGCGCTGCTAAGCGCAAGAAAATGGCGCTTATTCAAAAAACAAAAAACGTGCCAAGGATTATATTTATGGGGTGAAGTGGGTCGAGGAAAAACTTATTTGATGGATCTTTTTTATAACCATCTCCCTGTGCCAAAAATGCGCCTGAATTTCTATCAGTTTATGCAATCTATTCATACTGAACTAACACGACTACAGGGCCAATCTAATCCATTAGATAAAATTGCACACGATCTTGCACGCAAAACACAAGTCATTTGCTTAGATGAGTTTCTGGTGCATGAAATAGGTGATGCGATGTTGCTGTCGCAACTACTACAAAGCTTATTTAAACAAGGTATCATGCTAGTCACGACGGCAAATATGCCACCGGATGCCTTGTATCAGCATGGCCTGCAACGAGAGCTCTTTTTGCCTGCTATTACACAACTCAAACAACACCTCACTATTTTCCATTTAGAAACCTGCCGTGATTACCGCTTATATCAAGATATTGAAAAAAATAATAGCCTGGATAATCCGACACTTGTCATGCCCTTGAGCCATGTGCAACATTTATTTGATGATCTAGCCAGAGGAAAAACCATTCACCATCAATCACTTTCTGTCCATGGGCGTCTGATTAATCATAAAGGCTATACCGATAATACGATTTGGTTTGATTTTGCTTCAATCTGCGCTATTCCTCGTAGCCAAGTCGATTATTTAAATATTGCAAAACGCTTTTCTACGGTTTTAATTAGTCAGCTTACGCCAATGGATGAACACAATGATAATAGCGCACGGCTTTTCATACATTTAGTCGATGTGTTCTATGATGCCGGCATACAATTGATAGTAACGAGTGCCACGACGATTGATGATCTTTATCCACAAGGCCGTTTTCTGTTTGAATTCAAACGGACTAAAAGCCGTCTGATGGCTTTTCAAAAGGAAGCTTTAAAACTCATTAACGAAAAAAAGGGCATTTAA
- a CDS encoding septal ring lytic transglycosylase RlpA family protein, protein MLIKNKAWQGSLIFKSVLGSLLFMLILALTACSTTSSRRYPLRQDKPPSFRINANKIPNAVPKAEPLSKRGNPKSYVVFGRRYYVLRSAKGYHATGTASWYGMKFHRFQTSNGEYYNVAGMTAAHKTLPLPTYLQVTNLRNGKKVIVKVNDRGPFVGNRLIDLSYVAAKKLDMTGSGTAPVAIRAITPGVTRLVSNTSYSKPPAQQRSQNPSNLFIHLGLFKQHQQAQKLALLVKHWTDSPVKIEKKSIHKRLYYQVVIGPLPNTKSSQQLHNQLQLAGLNQPRAFN, encoded by the coding sequence ATGTTAATAAAAAATAAGGCTTGGCAAGGAAGCCTTATTTTTAAGTCGGTATTAGGATCGTTACTTTTCATGCTTATTTTGGCCTTAACAGCCTGTAGCACCACCAGCTCGCGCCGTTACCCACTACGTCAGGATAAACCGCCTTCTTTTAGAATCAATGCCAATAAAATTCCGAATGCGGTTCCTAAAGCAGAACCTTTAAGTAAACGCGGTAATCCAAAATCCTATGTCGTTTTCGGACGTCGCTACTACGTGTTGAGAAGTGCTAAAGGTTACCATGCCACAGGTACTGCTTCGTGGTATGGTATGAAATTTCACCGCTTTCAAACATCTAATGGCGAATACTATAATGTCGCTGGCATGACTGCTGCGCATAAAACACTGCCATTACCTACTTACCTGCAAGTAACCAATCTACGTAACGGCAAGAAAGTCATTGTTAAAGTCAATGATAGAGGGCCTTTTGTGGGTAACCGGCTCATTGATCTTTCTTACGTCGCAGCCAAAAAATTAGACATGACTGGCTCAGGAACAGCACCCGTTGCAATCCGCGCTATCACACCCGGCGTAACGCGGCTTGTCAGCAATACTTCCTATTCCAAACCACCTGCTCAACAAAGATCACAAAACCCAAGCAATCTCTTTATTCATTTAGGCCTTTTTAAGCAGCACCAACAAGCACAAAAATTGGCGTTGCTCGTTAAACACTGGACAGATTCGCCCGTTAAAATAGAAAAAAAATCTATCCATAAACGTCTTTATTATCAGGTGGTCATCGGTCCTTTACCCAATACAAAAAGTTCACAACAACTGCATAATCAGTTGCAATTAGCGGGACTTAATCAGCCTAGAGCTTTTAATTAA